A stretch of DNA from Peromyscus maniculatus bairdii isolate BWxNUB_F1_BW_parent chromosome 7, HU_Pman_BW_mat_3.1, whole genome shotgun sequence:
TCTTGCCAGAGTCATGACACATCTCCAGGTGGAAAGGCCCCTTGCTCTTCTCCGCTtacaggtggaaaaaaaaaatgagacacaaACTAGTAGACATTAGCCTTAAGGCAAAAAGACAACACTGAAGCCAGAAATAGATCAATCTCCTGGCTTCTTAGATTTACACTCTATCCCTTCTGGGCTACAATGTTTTTCTGCAATAGGCAACAttcaagaaaaaagaaggaagggagggagggagggagggagggagggagggagggagggagggagggaggaaggaagttaAAATCTTTGCTGTTTCTTGGGAAGCAAGTTTCATAACAAAAGATTCATTACAAGGTTTAATAAAcccaatgaattttattttttgagctcTGGCCATAGCCATCACTGGTTCATCCTTCAGCGTGATCAACTTCACATGAGCAAGAGGTCTATTGATTCTCATGTAATAcaagaaaatattacatttgCTTAATTGTTACACAGCAAACACACCAGACAAGAAATCAAGGCTCTATTTAATGCTGCAGCAGCAGAGAATTACAGAGATCAATAGGGTAGTTTGTCAAAGATGCTCTCCTAGGAGACTTACCTATCACCATACGGACAAGAAGTCACACTGACTACAGTTATCGAAAAACAGGTAAGCAGAGTCAGCAGTACAGATTATCAGAAATCAAACAGGCCAGTGTGAAAAGGGGTACAACTGGACTGAAAAGCTGTATTTATGGTCTGgtaattaaaaactattttatcaACCTTGTATTGAGACCAAACCTTTACAGCATGTATTGACATGATCAGCAGCAGCAAACGAGCAGTATTTGACTTAAAATTTATGAGCTATAGTTATTTAACTTTGTCCTTACAGAAGAAATCAGTTCTAGTCTTCTTTGCAAAATGCTAATCTtcgtttttattattaatgaagcTTAATGTAACACCATCTTCTTTGGGCAAGCCATTCATTTAACTAGTGTCAAGCTTATTTTTCTGGACTAAATATATTGGCATAAGTACTTCTTTGATTAAAGTGTTACTTAGAATTGTTTAGACAAGTGAACAATACATATATTAATACAGACCCCTATCTGTAGCACATTTAAAATGACTTCATTTGAGGGGCCCGTTTGTATGACTTCGTTATTCTGATGGTTTCACTCTGAAGTTCACTCTCTATTAACTTGCCAGAAATAACATCCAAATGTTGGTTAGATGAAACTGTGTAAAATGTTTTCCTACAAAAATGTGTAAACACTGCAGTACCAGCAACACATTAACATAAAACGCTATATAATGTATGTTTGTAATTATGAAGTGATCATAAATCTTAAACACCCATTGGTTTAGAAATTAAATAGTCCTACTTAGTTCTCCCTAAATTACTCCAAATTTCGGAAATTTACCATTCATCTGGGTATTTTGTGACTATCTCCAAggataaatttttttaatgactttgcTTTCAACAACACAATTAGCTTAATAAAATTCTAATGCAAAAGTGGTATcaggtttttaaaatttcagcTCACTCCCCATGGTCAGTAAATCTGTGGGTATGTGCCATCTCAGTTCACTGCTTTTATAAACAGCTGGCAAACTCATTCTTTCTGGGTCTTTCTAGACCTTAACATCCTTATAGGTTTGTAGcatgttattttttaacttattaaTAATGGGTATTAATTTCATTCACCTTGTTGCACTTACATTGACAAGAGCTGTAACTACATTAAATACTATGGCAttgcattctttttgttgttggtagGGTCTCATGTTGCCTAGGCGATGCTGGAGATGCCCTGAAGATATGAGTGTATTTGAACTCttaatcttcttgcctctacttccccagtgtAGGATCACAGGTGTACACTTGCATTTTATTCCTACCACTTAGTCCAGATAAATAGTATGagagctttaaaaacaaacaaaaacacttccaGGCAAAATCTTAACAGCTGAATGCTTCAGTTTTCAGTTGCAATCAGATTCTCATCTATTTTGAACTTGTCGATGATATCCTATCATCTCCACTAAGTATCCAACATCATTTCCTTTTCCCCCACATTATATTTCCCCCGTTTCCACCATGATTTCCCCTTTTTGTAGAGAtaactatgttttttttcttcagagttaATTTAAATCGTTAATAACCAGCTATAGAATCTATGTTCATggactcattttttcttttatctgtagTTTAATTTAACCTAGTTCTAGGGAAACAGGAGTGAAGCCATATGTGTTGGTAGTTCCCATTAACTAAACAGTACACAATATATAATAATGTAAAGAGTTTCCCTCTAGGGTGTAGtgattcatcttaaaaaaaaaaaaaaaggaaaaaaaaaacactacacaccaaagaaagacaaaggtgtttgccagcattttattttaaaagatcaaaaataaatattgcacatacacacacacacatacaagggaACAAATTCATTGATATTTGTATTTTCCAATGCATACTTTCAATACATGGCACCTTCATcttctttatttagaaaatagaTTGTTATTGGTCCGTAACTGGTATGAACAGTCTCTGTGACTCTGGCAAATAACCAGGAGCCAAGTCCATATAATAAAGTTGGAATACctagaaaacaaatgaatatgTTACGTGAGAAGATCAGTGCTTATTAATCACGTACTAACATGTCATGTTACTGATCGAGTAAACAGTCTTCAGCAATGTTAACATAAAGctatagaaacagaaatataTGACCAGATGCTCACTATGATTACTGAAGAGCTGGACTTTATCGCTGTGTGGAACACAGTGGCAATTATGTGAgcctagatttttaaaaacatagatgAGACTGATGTAAACTTTAATGCAGAGCACTTGCTTAATTCATTATCGTCAATTAATTGTGAAGAAATTTTATAAGAATATCCATTAATTTGGTTGTAAATGTCCCTGATTATTTGCTTTAAGCTAAAATTACTAGGTTCACTTTGTTGTTCTTTAAGTTAGATAGGAACActgatggataaagaaaattttgttcaAATTAGCAACTGGGTCAAATAACTGTCTTCAAAATCTAACTTCTAAGAAGATTTTAGTGTATCCAGTATAACAAAAAACACTCTCATTAGTAATTTCGTAATTGATTTGAAAACAATCTTGTTTCAGCTTATCTGCATGAACTCCacaaaggctctctctctctctttgaagacTGCCATTAATAaggttttcctgttttatttgagATTAACTGCTGCATGTTATATATCAAACTAAATGCATACCATCCAGAAATATGGATTCATATGCATATGATGCTAGTTGGATTCAAAAAGGACTTCCATAATTCTTAACTTTTAAGGCACTTATTTAAAATCAATGActattaacatatttaaaaacacactgcatatatgtgtgtgtgtataaaaccaCAGGCACACAGATCAAAAACAAATATTGTAGGCCCTgcacaaatattaattttattgcttCCATGTGGGAAATGGGCAGAAAGAGGCAATTCAAAAAGATAACTGCTCATTTGGAAAATCTCTTTCTAGTTAATAGAGAAAACAACACATATTTAAGACTGATCGTACTGctgattttccttcctttcctccaggaATATCCTCACTGTGATATGCTCCCTTTGAATCTCTGTGTTTGAGTACTCTGTGATGCCAGAGCTAATGGAGGAGGCTTCAGCAGCTGGTAATGAGATGGTGGGGTGGGGCGCCTGATGCCTCCTGTTCAGGTACTTTTCTACTTTTAGGAGCATACCGGGTTGCAGCTTGTAATTTATTACCACAGAATCGCCTGGAACGCCTATGGAACTTTCTATACTACACTGCTGTCTTTGCCCTGGTCATGCCCCAAAGAATCTCAAATATCTCAAGGGACTGCCACAAAAATAAATCCTCAAAAACTACAATGATAAAGCTATTTGCAAATCAttcatccaaaaagaaaaagagaaaaagagaaagcagaccAAGTGGTATGTGGAGGGAAGGCAGACAGACAAGAGAAGAATGTGACAGGCAGGCGTATGTAAGAAAGGAGTGTGAGGTACAGGTGGAAATAATAGTGAAAAAGGAATTCCAATACGACACTACCACGCCAAAACCTGAAAATCATGGGATGAGGAATTTCAAAGGCCTAGAAGCAATTACTAGTTTTCTATATATACTGAGAGTAAGACAGACACAAGGTGCATTTTAAACCAACACTAAGGGCTGAGTATAAGGAATAGTAGTGACCCTTAGAGTTATTTTTCATGATATTTATCACAGCTTTCagataaatattcttttaaaatttatacttttgaaaacaaatcatataaataaatgccccctaataaaataaagaactgaTTAATGATTACTAGTTTAATAATAAGCGCACGAAGGAAACATTATCAGTCATGCTTACTGACAGGGGTCAGAGTTGATAAGGGAGTCAGAAATTCTCTGTTGGAATGAAcgagttttttgggtttttttttcccaccctAGAATGAAAGAATAATGCATTATTGAGAAAGATTTGTTGCCTCTGTATTTcacagattaaaaatatttagtttgtATGCTTCGAAATCAAAATCTTTAAGattctatgaaaagaaaaattaagactaCCAGAGACAGAGAATATCAAAATGAACTTGAGAAATAGTTCTTTGTATAATCATTCATTTTGAGTTAACTGAACAGTAGGTAAACTACTGTTGAATTAAGGACTTAAAACAATTGGAACTTTGTAGTAAGGCTTCTATTACCCATTTATTCCAACTGTAAGTTGCTTTTCTTAAATCTTAATTTATTTCCCAGCAGGATACTAAGATTGATAAACCATCAGTAAAATGTTAGTTCCATCAAAGGGAGGGTGGAGAAGAAAGGCTAAAAATGAGTAAACAGAAATCCTTAttatttacaaaacagaaaaggaattatTCTGTTTACTACTCATTTAGAAGGGAGGATGAGGAATAAAGTCCTTTGTATTCTTATTATCAACCAAGGACTTCATGATTCAGAGGGGCAAACTGGATCCTGTTACTTAATTCATATTTTCCTTCGtttagacaaaaaacaaaaacaaaaaacccataataAACATTACTAAATTGGTAAAAAGCCcagaaaaatatttcagagaaaGTCAATTTGTATCAAAGCACACAGCAacactttctctctttgctgtACTTAAAACTCTTCTTCCTATTTAAGTTGCAGTTTTTAGAATTTCTAGAAGCCCACAGACTATTAAATTGCTCTTccacactaaaaaacaaacaaaaaccacccctacatctgttgtttttttaaaagggtTTTACTTTTCTATgtggaaatgtgattttttttcttttggtgtcttAATGACCTACACCTAAAAGAGAGCCCTTAATCATGACAGGTATCTTAAAggaaatgttaattttaaattgtgacattttaaataaaggatTCAGTCTATTCAGTTTACCTATCACTTGGCCTCACAGTTTTCCTGTCACTCTATATTTGCAAAAGAATGATTCCTACTGAGTctgaaaatgctaaaaataaactcattttcaCAACTAGTTAGCACTCCAGTTTTTCCACATACTCTCAGCCTCAAGTTTCTAAATCATCACATATCAACTTCATACCAACCTCAGTTAGTGGGCATGCTCTGTATAATCCATCAGCCAAGTAATGAGACATTTTAAAAGGattatatatatactgtataatCTCCTTCCTGGATTAAGCCTAGGGCAGTGCCAGTGGGGCAATAGTTCAAAATCCCTTAAGAGAGATATGAGTTAGAAGCAGAACTGGCCACGCCTTATTCAATTTAATGAACTATTATTGAATTATTTGTAACACTAGTACAGTTGCACAGAGTTTAGTGTcattttggattaaaaaaaattggggtTATACTGATTCAGCTTCCTTGTGTAGCGTTTGAGTGACTGAAATCTATAtcgaagttaattttttttagtagCTATTAATAGGTCCAAAACATCTCGAGGACTTGTGTTTTCCCCGTCGTCTATAAAATGCTATCACCTCTACGGTCCATGACCTGCTGATAAACCCAAAGAGCATAAACACCTAGCGGGAGGAGATAGTCAGAATTAGATCTTCAGGAACTACACTGGCAGCCTCTTTCAAATACCTTTCCAGTTCTAGCACCTGAGAAAATGATGACTGGAGAAAACCTACTGCTCTTAGCAAAACACACTTGCTGAGATTTCACAACAAGAAGACAAAGAAACTTGTCTTCCAAAGTCCGTCCAGTTTTTGTCCTCCAAAGGCTGCCAGCGATGAGCGCGGGAATGTCTCCTGCCAAGCAACTGGGAGAGCCACAGTCCAAGTGGGGGCGTTTCCTGACTCGCTGCTCGCTGCCCAAGGCAGGGTCCTCCTGCCTGGACAGTGGCAGGGCACGACCTCGGGGGGATGCAGGCAGCCCGCTGGGGCTGAGCGGCGGGCGGGCGTGTGGGCCAGGAGCCGCCCCGCCAAGGCCGGAGGAGTCCCTGGGTCAGGCGAGGGCGCCGCCACTCACCCAGGTTGATGACCTTGAGCGCCGTGAAGAAGCGGTCCTGCGGGGCCAGGTCCTGCCAAGGCGCCTTGGAGCAGTGGTACTTGATGAAGGGGAAGCAGCCGGTGCGCAGGACATGGTAGTTGGCGCCCGGCACGGGCCAGTTGAAGTGCGACAGGCCGAACTGGTCGTTGTGGACCGCGCTGTAGGGCACGCAGAAGGAGGTCCAGTGCGGCAGGCGCCGCTGCAGCAGGTGCCGCGTCAGCACCTCCGAGGCGCGGGGCTTCGGGCGGGAGGCGGCGCCCAAGGCCCAGGGCCTGCacagcagcagccgcagcgcgGCCTCGTGGGCCCTCCGCAGGGCCTCCATGGCCGGGGCGAGCCAAAGAGCAGGCCCCGGGACCCCTGGGGGCGCGCCTCTGGGGGCGGGGCCGCCCGGAGTGCGTGCGCATGCGCGCTCCTCCTcacccccgccgccccccccagGCTTGGGCTGGGAACGCCCAGCGGGCGGCGCGCGCGGGGGCGGGGTGAGAGCGCCCTGGGTGGTCTGGGGTGTGGCGCGTGCGCAAAGCGGCCCGTGGCCTCTGGCGGACGGGAGGGCGGAGCGACTGCGCAaatccggaaaaaaaaaaatgtcacctgTGGTCTCAGGTATCATTTGTAACCTGTGGAGCGGGGAGAGGAACGCGAATGTTAGACCACCCACCTGAGCGGCTGACTGGTGGAGGGAGGCGCTGGGCATCTCAGGGATGCTGAGGAGCGGGAGGTGGGCTCCGGGAAGTGAGCTGACACCAAGGCATGTTCTTGGCCTGGCCTTGACATCTGCTGACCTCGGACGGCACTTTTTTGCTGATGTCCTCACAGTCGCGTTCACTGCCCAGACTGAATCCTACCTTGATAGTGCAAGATTTAAAAGGGTCAGGTGTGGTAGcccttgcctgtaatcccagctctgaagAAAGAGGTTGAGGTGTGAGGAtggggaggccaggctgggctacacagaggagagcctgtctcaaaacaaagaagcacacccccccacccaccaacacatacacacacacacacacacacacacacacacacacacacacacacacacacacacagagagagagagagagagagagaccaagcaaacctgaaaagaagaaaggagtctTCCTCATTCAGTGCCCTGAAGCTCAGAGACACCTCCCACCTGAGAACACGGTAAATACCAGAACAGGATATGGTAGTCACCCACCTGTATAATCCCCAATCACTCACTTTAAATCTATTATTGTAAGGAAAGCATTTCTCAAATTTTGTAACATATTGAGGTAATGCCTTATGTACCACTTGTTTTCTGAAGTGTTGTTACTCTTGTATGTCCTCAACTTACATGGAGAGAACACCTAAATAGGAAGAGGTTTCTGGAAAGCACCTTATGCAAATGAGGTAATTACGTGTTTAGGTACCCATATAGCAATTATTATTTGCTGAAAACTCAAGAAGGATGTAGAATTTGTTTTTTATAGTCTCCACTTTTGAGATAGTTAACATCGAGTTCATTCTACGAACAGGTCAAATATTTAGGAGGTCTTGTAGTTATGCAAATAGTTTGAACTTTATAAGATTCCCTATTAGAtaccattttttttcagaaaaaaaatttagttgGAGGCATGATGTGTTTAGCTATAAAGAAGAATAACTAGGATTATTGAAGGAAGGTGGGGAGATGCTGCAGTACCAtcattttcaaagttttaaaaacaatagaGTCCTTTTTCAGACAAAATCTGTCACAGAATTGCAACATGTAAAGGAAATTATAAAtgcaatgtgtttatttttaaacacttataaatttatgtttttaatagtAATATTGTAGGTAAACTGGCACCACAACAAAATCAAGGATGGTTTGttgtctttgggttttgttttgagtgGGGAGGGGATTTATTAGAGGTAAATCaagtagataaaataataaacatggcACTTGCAGAACCAGATTCAAAAAGTGGGAAAGAATGGAGGGAGCCTGGACAGTGAAGACTTAGGTAAGAGCAGACCGAGAACTTTCGTAGTGAGGATGCCCGGCCAGGTCCACTGTCACTGCACTTTCAACTGtggttttttaaattgtaaaacagTGGCAATTATAGCTCCTATTCTTTCCTACATCTCCTGCTTTGGCTGTTTGCTATTCAGAAAAATCCTGATCTTCCCagagaaacaattttttaaaaagtggacttTTAATGTTTCACCTTAAGCATGAGCACATGCTTCTgttttatctatccatccatccatccatccatctatctatctatctatctattcaaaTGGCAACAGGAAATTAATTATGAGAACTACACTAAACTAACCTAACATCAAATTAACATGTGGTCAGATAGCAATGTGTGAACTTTGGGCATTATAGACTTTTTGATGATATAAAAATtcaattaggggctggagagatggctcagaggttaagagcaccgactgctcttccaaaggtcctgagttcaattcccagcaaccacatggtggctcacaaccatctgtaatgagatctggcaccctctcctgtatacataaataaataaataaataaataaataaataaataaataaataaataaataaatctttaaaaaattcaattaaaaatgaaattgagttAAACTGGTACTGAGATCCTGGGATATAGCATGTCTGAGAAACTCTAGGTTCTGTGGCatatgagatttaaaaaacaaaacaaaacccactgatATAGATAACCAGATATTACATAAGTTCACCA
This window harbors:
- the C7H15orf61 gene encoding uncharacterized protein C15orf61 homolog, which translates into the protein MEALRRAHEAALRLLLCRPWALGAASRPKPRASEVLTRHLLQRRLPHWTSFCVPYSAVHNDQFGLSHFNWPVPGANYHVLRTGCFPFIKYHCSKAPWQDLAPQDRFFTALKVINLGIPTLLYGLGSWLFARVTETVHTSYGPITIYFLNKEDEGAMY